The proteins below are encoded in one region of Aequorivita iocasae:
- a CDS encoding efflux RND transporter permease subunit: MLNKSIKFLIENKLVAVLMLVAFVGFGTVYAPFNWETGILPSDPVAVDAIPDIGENQQIVFTKWDGRSPQDIEDQITYPLTTTLLGIPGVKTIRSSSMFGFSSIYIIFDEDIEFYWSRSRILEKLNSLPSGLLPEGVNPALGPDATGLGQIFWYTLEGRDKDGNVTGGWDLQELRSIQDYYVKYALASASGVSEVASIGGYVKEYQIDVNPELMRQYNIGLAQVVKAVKESNKDIGAQTLEINQAEYLVRGLGYVKSVADIENAVVTSENYTSIKISDIANVTLGPATRRGILDKEGAEVVGAVVVARYGANPMAVITNVKEKIAELSKGLPSKVLADGRTSQVTIVPFYDRTELIQETLGTLNEALTLEILITILVIIVMVFNLRASILIAGLLPVAVLMVFIAMKFFGVDANIVALSGIAIAIGTMVDVGIILAENIIRHLDEDNKKLPINKLVYKATAEVSGAIVTAVMTTIISFIPVFTMIGAEGKLFRPLAFTKTFALTASIIIALFIIPPFAAIFFKNRNIHKNTNYGINSLLILAGFIAVIFAHWIGVILIAFGFVAFAKLRGNVSHKRSNYINIYLSVAAIVFLLAEYWRPLGVDKSVFWNLLFVGIICFGLLGVFSIFQRYYTRILKWALANRLLFLTIPTALLISGFLIFKTTGKEFMPSLNEGSFLLMPTSMPHAGVEENKRVLQQLDMAVASIPEIETVVGKSGRTESALDPAPLSMYENMIQYKQEYMLKEGKRQRFKVDDNGFFIMKDSSLIENPNRPVGSEKVETARKNGKKVSITVDASSEKLIPDDDGEFFRNWRPEISSPDDIWNEIVRVTKLPGVTSAPKLQPIETRLVMLQTGMRAPMGIKVKGQDLKQIEAFGVQLEDILKQAEGVKQEAVFADRIVGKPYLLIDIDREKLSRYGITIEDVQNVLKVAVGGMVLTQTVEGRERYGVRVRYPRELRGDPSDLKDIYVPVEKGSPVPLSELATIKYEQGPQVIKSEDTFLVGYVLFDKLDGFAEVNVVENAQALIQQKIDNGELVMPKGISYKFTGTYENQLRAEKTLSIIVPLALAVIFLILYFQFRAVSTTLMVFTGITVAFAGGFVMIWFYGQDWFLNFNFFGENLRDLFNIKTINLSVAVWVGFIALFGIATDDGVVMATYLTQTFDKNDPTDKAEIRKSTLEAASKRIRPCLMTTVTTILALLPVLTSTGKGSDIMIPMSIPIFGGMLLDTTSYFLVPVLFSWRKERIAKRKLKNEPQTITIEQ; the protein is encoded by the coding sequence ATGCTAAATAAAAGCATAAAATTTCTAATAGAAAATAAACTCGTAGCCGTACTTATGCTCGTTGCATTTGTAGGTTTTGGGACGGTTTATGCACCTTTTAATTGGGAAACTGGAATTTTGCCCAGTGACCCTGTTGCAGTTGACGCCATTCCTGATATTGGCGAAAACCAACAAATTGTTTTTACCAAATGGGACGGTCGTTCGCCACAAGATATTGAAGACCAAATAACCTATCCCTTGACCACGACGTTATTGGGTATTCCTGGCGTAAAAACCATTCGTAGTTCATCAATGTTCGGCTTTTCAAGCATCTACATAATTTTTGATGAGGATATCGAATTTTACTGGAGTAGAAGCCGAATCCTTGAAAAATTGAATTCCTTGCCAAGTGGCCTTTTACCTGAAGGTGTAAATCCAGCTTTGGGTCCTGATGCCACAGGTTTAGGACAAATATTTTGGTACACGCTTGAAGGGCGAGACAAAGATGGTAACGTCACTGGAGGTTGGGATTTACAGGAACTACGAAGTATTCAGGATTATTATGTAAAATATGCTTTGGCATCGGCAAGCGGAGTTTCAGAAGTGGCATCCATTGGTGGTTATGTCAAGGAATACCAAATAGACGTAAATCCAGAATTGATGCGACAATACAACATTGGGCTTGCCCAAGTCGTGAAAGCTGTAAAGGAAAGCAATAAGGATATTGGTGCTCAAACCTTGGAAATCAATCAAGCGGAATATCTCGTTCGAGGTCTGGGTTATGTAAAATCTGTGGCTGACATTGAAAATGCCGTCGTAACCTCTGAAAATTACACATCTATAAAAATTAGTGATATTGCCAATGTTACGCTTGGTCCGGCTACACGTCGTGGCATTTTGGACAAGGAAGGTGCAGAAGTTGTGGGTGCGGTTGTCGTGGCGCGCTATGGCGCAAACCCGATGGCAGTCATCACTAACGTAAAGGAAAAAATTGCGGAGTTAAGCAAAGGGTTGCCTTCAAAGGTATTGGCCGATGGCAGAACTTCACAAGTAACGATTGTTCCTTTTTATGACCGTACCGAACTCATACAGGAAACTTTGGGAACGCTCAACGAGGCATTAACGCTTGAAATTCTTATTACAATTTTAGTTATCATCGTAATGGTGTTCAACCTTCGGGCATCCATTTTAATTGCAGGACTGTTGCCCGTTGCAGTGCTGATGGTTTTTATTGCAATGAAATTCTTTGGCGTAGATGCCAATATTGTGGCACTTTCGGGTATCGCCATTGCCATTGGCACAATGGTGGATGTGGGTATTATTCTCGCGGAGAATATCATCAGGCATCTGGATGAGGATAATAAAAAGCTACCTATAAATAAATTGGTATATAAGGCTACAGCCGAAGTTTCAGGAGCTATTGTGACTGCCGTAATGACCACGATTATCAGCTTTATCCCTGTATTTACGATGATTGGTGCCGAAGGTAAACTGTTCCGTCCCCTGGCGTTTACAAAGACATTTGCGCTCACAGCGTCCATAATTATAGCCCTGTTTATAATTCCGCCATTTGCGGCCATTTTCTTTAAAAACAGGAATATTCATAAAAACACGAATTACGGTATCAATAGCCTTTTGATTCTGGCTGGGTTTATAGCCGTGATTTTTGCGCACTGGATAGGTGTTATTTTAATTGCATTCGGTTTTGTGGCATTTGCAAAACTACGTGGAAATGTGTCCCACAAGCGCTCTAACTATATTAATATCTACCTTTCCGTTGCTGCTATTGTATTCCTTTTGGCAGAATATTGGCGTCCTTTAGGTGTCGATAAAAGTGTGTTTTGGAACCTTCTTTTTGTGGGCATTATCTGCTTTGGTCTGTTGGGAGTTTTTTCCATTTTCCAAAGATATTATACCCGAATTTTAAAATGGGCACTCGCAAACAGACTCTTGTTCTTGACCATTCCAACAGCCTTGTTGATTTCAGGTTTCCTCATTTTTAAAACCACCGGAAAAGAGTTTATGCCTTCCCTCAACGAAGGTTCATTCCTATTGATGCCAACTTCAATGCCGCACGCTGGCGTTGAAGAGAATAAACGTGTGTTACAACAACTGGATATGGCCGTCGCGAGCATTCCCGAAATTGAAACCGTTGTCGGTAAATCGGGTCGGACGGAATCCGCACTCGACCCCGCACCTTTGTCAATGTATGAAAATATGATTCAGTATAAACAGGAATATATGCTGAAAGAAGGGAAAAGGCAACGTTTTAAAGTAGATGATAATGGGTTTTTTATAATGAAAGACAGTAGTCTCATTGAGAACCCCAACAGGCCTGTTGGTTCTGAAAAAGTAGAGACTGCCCGGAAAAATGGCAAGAAAGTATCTATTACTGTCGATGCATCTTCAGAAAAATTGATTCCGGATGACGATGGCGAATTCTTCCGAAACTGGCGCCCAGAAATCAGTTCGCCTGACGATATCTGGAACGAGATAGTAAGGGTCACAAAATTACCTGGCGTTACATCTGCCCCGAAATTACAACCCATAGAAACCCGTTTGGTAATGTTGCAAACCGGAATGCGCGCCCCAATGGGAATTAAAGTGAAAGGACAGGATTTAAAGCAGATTGAAGCTTTTGGTGTTCAATTGGAAGATATTCTAAAACAAGCCGAAGGCGTTAAACAAGAAGCCGTTTTTGCAGACCGAATTGTTGGTAAACCCTACTTACTAATCGATATTGACAGAGAAAAATTATCGCGCTACGGCATTACCATCGAAGATGTTCAAAATGTGCTGAAAGTAGCAGTTGGCGGAATGGTGCTTACCCAAACCGTGGAAGGCAGGGAACGTTATGGCGTTCGGGTGCGTTATCCAAGAGAATTACGTGGAGACCCATCAGATTTGAAAGATATTTATGTGCCTGTTGAAAAAGGCAGTCCCGTTCCCTTGAGCGAATTGGCGACCATTAAATACGAACAAGGGCCGCAAGTCATCAAAAGTGAAGATACTTTTTTGGTGGGCTACGTGCTATTTGACAAATTGGATGGTTTCGCCGAAGTAAATGTTGTGGAAAATGCGCAGGCACTTATCCAGCAAAAAATTGACAATGGCGAATTGGTAATGCCAAAAGGCATCAGTTATAAATTTACAGGAACATACGAAAATCAATTGCGTGCAGAAAAAACACTGTCGATTATCGTGCCATTAGCGCTGGCAGTCATCTTTTTGATATTGTATTTCCAGTTCCGTGCGGTTTCTACCACGTTAATGGTATTTACCGGAATTACAGTAGCTTTTGCAGGCGGTTTCGTGATGATTTGGTTTTATGGCCAGGATTGGTTTTTAAACTTTAATTTTTTTGGCGAAAACCTGCGAGACCTCTTCAATATAAAAACCATCAATTTGAGCGTGGCGGTTTGGGTTGGTTTTATTGCACTATTTGGAATTGCTACGGACGATGGTGTAGTTATGGCCACCTATCTTACACAAACATTCGATAAAAATGACCCGACTGATAAAGCGGAAATCAGAAAATCTACTTTGGAAGCGGCTTCAAAACGAATACGTCCGTGTTTGATGACAACGGTTACGACCATTTTGGCATTGTTGCCAGTACTAACTTCCACAGGAAAAGGGAGTGACATTATGATACCAATGTCCATCCCAATTTTTGGGGGAATGCTATTGGACACAACTTCCTATTTCCTTGTCCCTGTACTTTTCAGTTGGAGGAAGGAACGTATTGCGAAAAGAAAGCTCAAAAACGAACCACAAACTATAACTATCGAACAATGA
- a CDS encoding TolC family protein: MIKQKTHIKFVLFFGICLSAFNSYGQNLQTYIDEAITNSPEIQKVQFQYEIASEKVNEANWLPNTEVSAGYFVSEPETRVGAQRARLSLKQMIPWFGTISARENYASSMAAAQYEELVIAKRKLIVSVSQSYYNLMANKAKQEVLEQNIQLLETYERLALTSVEVGKASAVSVLRLQIRQNELQQTKEVLQQQYLAEQAIFNNLLNRDNDMEVVVMSDLTIPAEIDIISEENLKVHPELTKYDKIYESVSQSELLNQKESSPMLGFGLDYIPVSERTDMTLIDNGKDILMPMVTLSIPIFNNKYKSQTKQNQLKQQEITSQKEERLNALQTMLSKAIYDRNSARISYDTQSKNLKQAEDAEEILIKNYETGTIDFNDVLDIQELQLKFQINQIESIKMYYIQSTIINYLTN; this comes from the coding sequence ATGATAAAACAGAAAACACATATTAAATTCGTCTTGTTTTTCGGGATATGTCTTTCGGCTTTCAATAGTTATGGACAGAATTTGCAGACCTATATAGATGAAGCCATTACCAACAGTCCCGAAATCCAAAAGGTTCAGTTTCAATATGAAATTGCATCGGAAAAAGTAAATGAAGCCAATTGGTTGCCAAATACTGAAGTGAGCGCAGGCTATTTTGTAAGCGAACCCGAAACAAGGGTCGGTGCACAACGAGCAAGACTTTCATTAAAGCAAATGATTCCGTGGTTTGGCACTATCTCGGCAAGGGAAAATTATGCCAGTTCAATGGCAGCAGCACAATATGAGGAATTGGTCATAGCCAAGCGGAAATTGATTGTGTCCGTATCCCAATCTTATTACAACCTAATGGCAAACAAAGCAAAACAGGAAGTTTTGGAACAAAACATTCAGTTGCTTGAAACCTATGAGCGTCTGGCATTGACATCGGTTGAAGTAGGAAAGGCATCGGCTGTATCAGTGTTGCGATTGCAGATTCGGCAAAATGAGCTTCAACAGACCAAAGAAGTTTTACAGCAACAATATCTGGCGGAACAAGCCATTTTCAATAATCTTTTGAATAGGGATAATGATATGGAAGTTGTCGTAATGAGTGATTTGACAATTCCAGCTGAAATCGACATCATTTCCGAAGAAAATCTAAAGGTGCATCCAGAGCTTACCAAATATGATAAGATTTATGAATCAGTCTCACAGTCGGAACTTTTGAACCAAAAAGAAAGCAGCCCAATGCTCGGTTTTGGGTTGGACTACATTCCCGTTTCAGAACGAACCGATATGACTTTAATTGATAATGGTAAGGATATATTGATGCCGATGGTCACGCTTTCGATTCCAATTTTCAACAATAAATACAAGAGCCAGACCAAACAGAACCAGTTGAAACAGCAAGAAATCACATCACAAAAAGAAGAACGGTTAAATGCTTTGCAGACAATGCTTTCAAAAGCAATTTATGATAGAAATTCCGCAAGAATAAGTTACGATACACAATCCAAAAACCTAAAACAAGCCGAAGATGCCGAAGAAATCCTGATAAAAAATTATGAAACGGGAACTATAGATTTTAATGATGTTTTGGACATACAGGAACTGCAATTGAAGTTCCAAATCAATCAAATTGAATCTATAAAAATGTATTACATACAATCCACAATCATCAATTATTTAACCAATTAA
- a CDS encoding multicopper oxidase domain-containing protein, with the protein MKSLKYIIVLILMTGQTVVAQSIYEKSTEGNPDNLPVHEYTLTLKEEMVNKAGKEVKGMTVNGTIPGPTLEFTEGEYAVIYVKNEMSVETSVHWHGIILPNFYDGVPYLTTPPIMPGTTFKYEFAITQNGTYWYHSHTMLQEQSGVFSSIVIKPKEKTLDYDKDLVLMLSDWTNEKPMNVLRNLKRGNEWYQMKKGTSTPLNKVIARGAFGAQLDFWRQRMEGADIADIYYPAFLVNGKEVAEYPEFKAGEKVRLRIINGSASSQFWMTFGGDTPTLVAADGKDDVPVKHNKTFIAIAETYDFIVTVPEDGKIEFRAMAQDGSGTALAYIGSGKILPAEIVPKPDKIQMMQQMAKMKMKMGAHALKFQPKKDERYEMKEEYGMKMDGMQMDHSKMKMKEEKMNMNMSKDSTMNDKMDHSKMDHSKMKIDEEKMKMDMPKDSMMDEKIDHSKMDHSKMKMNDDNTKMDGMDTMQMDGMDMFSEYNYDYLKSPEKTNYDKDIPVKEILLNLTGNMNRYIWSMNGVPLSEADNIKINHKEVTRITLNNLTMMHHPMHLHGHFFRVINKNGEYSPLKHTVNVPPMQEVTIEFYGNEYGDWFFHCHILYHMMSGMARVVSYDTPRDPRMAKYPVKNLINEADQYYTWAMVDAASHMTEFNFVTSNIRNQFNVSAEYGWNQNLEAEVTYERYLHDYLRVFGGVNIENEMDDSLDEITTTAIAGVRFLTPYLFNLDVRIDSKLRPQISLSREILIFPRTAIFGMYEYQANFGWVDDLPFGDNFDKEVTWNAGVEYFLSRNFSLMASYDNRFGAGGGLSVRF; encoded by the coding sequence ATGAAAAGCTTGAAATATATAATAGTACTGATACTAATGACTGGTCAAACAGTTGTTGCCCAATCCATTTATGAAAAATCGACAGAAGGAAATCCTGACAATCTACCTGTTCACGAATATACCCTGACGTTAAAGGAAGAAATGGTCAACAAGGCTGGCAAGGAAGTAAAAGGTATGACGGTCAACGGGACCATTCCAGGACCAACGCTCGAATTTACCGAAGGCGAATATGCTGTCATTTACGTAAAAAATGAAATGAGCGTAGAAACTTCGGTGCATTGGCACGGAATTATTTTACCGAATTTTTACGATGGCGTTCCCTATTTGACCACGCCACCCATAATGCCTGGGACTACTTTTAAATATGAATTTGCCATAACGCAAAACGGCACATACTGGTACCATTCACATACAATGTTACAGGAACAGAGCGGTGTTTTTAGTTCTATCGTCATTAAACCAAAAGAAAAAACCTTGGATTATGACAAAGATTTGGTGTTAATGCTATCAGATTGGACAAACGAAAAACCAATGAATGTGCTTCGAAACCTAAAACGTGGTAATGAATGGTATCAAATGAAAAAGGGTACATCTACACCTTTAAATAAAGTGATTGCAAGAGGTGCCTTTGGTGCACAGCTCGATTTCTGGCGTCAACGAATGGAAGGCGCAGACATTGCCGATATTTATTACCCTGCATTTTTGGTCAATGGAAAGGAAGTAGCGGAATATCCTGAATTTAAAGCTGGCGAAAAAGTACGCTTACGAATCATCAATGGCTCTGCCTCATCGCAATTTTGGATGACTTTTGGTGGCGACACACCAACTTTGGTAGCAGCAGATGGTAAGGACGACGTTCCAGTAAAACACAATAAAACCTTTATCGCCATAGCGGAAACCTATGACTTTATCGTAACCGTTCCCGAAGATGGAAAGATTGAATTCCGTGCAATGGCGCAAGATGGTTCTGGAACTGCCTTGGCATATATAGGTTCTGGTAAAATCCTTCCTGCTGAAATTGTACCTAAACCAGACAAAATCCAAATGATGCAACAAATGGCAAAAATGAAGATGAAAATGGGAGCACACGCATTGAAATTCCAACCAAAGAAAGATGAACGCTATGAAATGAAAGAGGAATATGGAATGAAAATGGACGGTATGCAGATGGACCATTCCAAAATGAAGATGAAGGAGGAAAAAATGAATATGAATATGTCCAAGGACTCAACGATGAACGATAAAATGGACCACAGTAAAATGGACCATTCAAAGATGAAGATAGATGAAGAGAAAATGAAAATGGATATGCCGAAAGATTCAATGATGGATGAAAAGATAGACCATTCCAAAATGGACCATTCAAAAATGAAAATGAATGACGATAACACCAAAATGGATGGAATGGACACTATGCAAATGGACGGAATGGATATGTTTTCTGAATACAATTATGATTATTTGAAATCTCCAGAAAAAACCAATTACGATAAAGATATTCCCGTCAAGGAAATTCTGTTGAACCTTACTGGTAATATGAACCGCTATATCTGGAGTATGAACGGTGTGCCGCTTTCGGAAGCCGACAATATCAAGATAAACCATAAAGAAGTTACCCGTATAACCTTGAATAACCTCACGATGATGCACCACCCAATGCATTTGCACGGACACTTTTTTAGGGTCATCAACAAAAATGGCGAGTACTCGCCACTAAAACATACCGTAAACGTGCCACCAATGCAAGAGGTTACGATAGAATTTTATGGCAACGAATATGGCGACTGGTTTTTTCACTGCCACATATTGTACCATATGATGAGTGGGATGGCGAGAGTTGTAAGTTACGATACGCCGCGCGACCCAAGAATGGCGAAATATCCAGTTAAGAATTTAATTAATGAAGCTGACCAATATTATACGTGGGCAATGGTTGATGCAGCTTCACATATGACAGAGTTTAATTTTGTGACTTCAAACATTCGAAACCAATTTAATGTTTCCGCAGAATATGGTTGGAATCAAAATCTGGAAGCCGAAGTAACCTACGAACGATATCTGCACGATTATTTACGGGTTTTTGGTGGTGTGAATATAGAAAACGAAATGGATGATAGTTTGGACGAAATAACGACAACTGCAATTGCTGGAGTTCGGTTTTTGACACCTTATTTATTCAATCTCGATGTGCGGATTGACAGCAAATTACGTCCACAAATCAGTTTAAGTCGTGAAATCCTGATTTTCCCACGAACGGCCATTTTTGGAATGTATGAATATCAAGCTAATTTCGGTTGGGTTGATGACCTTCCCTTTGGAGACAATTTCGACAAAGAAGTTACTTGGAACGCAGGTGTTGAATATTTTTTATCAAGAAACTTTTCATTGATGGCAAGCTACGACAACCGTTTTGGTGCAGGTGGTGGACTATCCGTGAGATTTTAA
- a CDS encoding DUF3347 domain-containing protein has translation MKHLKVTTSVLALAFVGLTAMSCKDGKKEEHSDDAMNTEMSSEEGHHHEEGMEHDEMDESNNTMNSEAQASDVKQVMADYMSLKDALVATDKDAAAKAGKTLESALRGLNISSYTAEQQKELKDIVADATEHAEHIGKSEMDHQREHFKTLSKDMIDMVAITGIDSKMYQMHCPMYDGGSEWLSMEKEVKNPYYGSKMMGCGKVEKEIN, from the coding sequence ATGAAACATTTAAAAGTAACAACATCAGTATTGGCTTTGGCCTTTGTAGGTCTTACAGCAATGTCTTGTAAAGACGGTAAAAAAGAAGAACATTCAGACGATGCAATGAACACCGAAATGTCTTCTGAAGAAGGACATCATCACGAAGAAGGAATGGAACACGATGAAATGGACGAATCCAATAATACGATGAATTCTGAAGCGCAAGCTTCTGATGTCAAACAAGTAATGGCAGATTATATGTCGTTAAAAGATGCATTGGTGGCTACAGATAAGGATGCTGCTGCCAAAGCTGGAAAGACATTGGAAAGTGCCCTTCGAGGCCTAAACATCAGTAGCTATACCGCCGAACAACAAAAAGAGTTGAAAGACATAGTTGCTGATGCCACAGAACACGCAGAGCACATAGGCAAAAGCGAAATGGACCACCAACGCGAACATTTCAAAACCTTGAGCAAGGATATGATTGATATGGTAGCTATTACCGGAATAGATAGTAAAATGTACCAAATGCATTGTCCAATGTACGACGGTGGAAGTGAATGGTTAAGTATGGAGAAAGAAGTAAAAAACCCTTATTACGGTAGCAAAATGATGGGCTGCGGTAAAGTGGAAAAGGAAATTAATTAA
- a CDS encoding heme-binding domain-containing protein codes for MKILKIIALIFLVAFITIQFFPIELNQSDTVPKTDFLLVNTVPETIQKKLEVSCYDCHSNNTEYPWYSKIQPAAWFLEDHIKEGKAELNFNEWDDYSDRRKNSKLKSIINQIKDDEMPLESYTYIHGDAIFSADEKEEMIQFMEQLRDSL; via the coding sequence ATGAAAATTCTAAAAATCATTGCCCTTATTTTTCTGGTCGCTTTTATAACAATCCAATTTTTTCCTATTGAATTGAACCAAAGTGATACCGTACCAAAAACAGATTTTCTCTTGGTAAATACCGTTCCGGAAACCATTCAGAAAAAGTTAGAGGTATCTTGCTATGACTGCCATAGCAATAACACAGAGTATCCGTGGTACAGTAAAATTCAGCCAGCAGCTTGGTTTTTGGAAGACCACATCAAAGAAGGTAAAGCCGAATTGAATTTTAATGAATGGGACGATTATTCCGATAGAAGGAAAAACAGCAAGCTAAAATCCATCATCAATCAAATTAAGGATGATGAAATGCCGCTGGAATCCTACACCTACATTCACGGCGATGCTATCTTTTCAGCTGATGAAAAAGAGGAAATGATACAATTTATGGAACAATTGAGAGACAGTTTATAA
- a CDS encoding DUF3347 domain-containing protein, with product MKNLKMSIAGMLLLAVSFTNAQEKEKMNNEHGDMKMDHSSMKMDKMNPNAESVLADYFMLKDALVGDDTKKAAQAGTKLMASLKAFDTKSYTKEEQKELADIIEDATEHAEHISESAIDHQREHFKTLSKDITDMVAITGTKNTLYEQFCPMYDKGSAWLSSSNEVRNPYYGSKMLKCGKVQKTIQ from the coding sequence ATGAAAAATTTAAAAATGAGTATAGCAGGAATGCTATTGTTAGCAGTTTCTTTTACCAACGCACAGGAAAAAGAAAAAATGAACAACGAGCACGGTGATATGAAAATGGACCACAGTTCGATGAAAATGGATAAAATGAATCCAAATGCAGAATCAGTTCTTGCAGATTATTTTATGCTGAAAGATGCTTTGGTAGGCGATGATACAAAAAAGGCAGCACAAGCTGGAACTAAATTAATGGCTTCACTTAAAGCCTTTGACACGAAAAGTTATACCAAAGAAGAACAAAAAGAACTTGCCGATATCATAGAAGATGCCACCGAGCACGCAGAACACATTTCTGAAAGTGCCATAGACCACCAACGTGAGCATTTTAAAACATTGAGCAAGGACATAACAGATATGGTTGCCATTACAGGGACAAAAAACACGCTGTACGAACAGTTTTGTCCAATGTATGATAAAGGGAGTGCTTGGTTAAGCTCAAGTAACGAAGTTAGAAACCCATATTACGGAAGTAAAATGCTTAAATGCGGGAAAGTTCAAAAAACTATTCAATAG
- a CDS encoding permease: MDNFLKQWAEAAFTTTGFFWMALWAFALGYIISSMIQVFITEKKMQETMGENEGKGVLLGTFFGFISSSCSFSALASTKSLFKKGASFVSSIAFLLASTNLVIELGIIISIFLGWQFIVGEYVGGILLILISWLLIRLINPKKLIENARKNLKDKDDDDMDESKSWKKKIQSEKGWAKVSKQYGMEWKMVWKDVTVGFTIAGIVAAFVPDSFFQTLFINSGNGNTDFTFFEILEHIIVGPIAAFLTFIGSMGNIPLAALLFGKGVSFAGVMAFIFSDLVVFPILRINAKYYGWKMSLFILFLLFTALIGTSLILHYSFDLLSILPDPSQVKIQDSEYFKIDYTFFLNIAFLAISGFMLYLGFFKRKDVKHMKEMAPKSQLLENILKYAALVCYVWIAGGLIVKFFVN; the protein is encoded by the coding sequence ATGGACAACTTTCTAAAACAATGGGCAGAAGCGGCATTTACCACCACCGGATTTTTCTGGATGGCACTTTGGGCATTTGCACTCGGTTATATCATCAGCAGTATGATTCAGGTTTTTATCACTGAAAAGAAAATGCAGGAAACAATGGGCGAAAACGAAGGTAAAGGTGTTTTACTCGGAACATTTTTCGGCTTTATAAGCAGTTCTTGCAGCTTTTCGGCATTGGCATCAACTAAATCCCTTTTTAAAAAAGGGGCAAGTTTCGTGTCATCGATTGCCTTTTTATTGGCTTCCACTAATTTGGTTATTGAGCTGGGTATCATCATATCCATCTTTCTTGGTTGGCAATTCATAGTAGGCGAATATGTCGGCGGAATTTTATTGATTCTCATTTCGTGGCTATTGATACGCTTGATAAATCCTAAAAAACTAATCGAAAACGCCAGAAAAAATTTAAAGGATAAGGACGACGATGATATGGACGAATCCAAATCGTGGAAAAAGAAAATTCAATCAGAAAAAGGTTGGGCAAAAGTTTCCAAACAATACGGAATGGAATGGAAAATGGTCTGGAAAGATGTTACCGTTGGCTTTACCATTGCAGGGATTGTCGCTGCTTTCGTTCCCGATTCATTCTTTCAAACCTTATTCATCAATAGTGGTAATGGCAATACCGATTTTACTTTTTTTGAAATCCTTGAGCATATCATTGTTGGGCCTATTGCAGCATTTTTGACCTTTATTGGTTCTATGGGAAATATTCCTTTGGCAGCTTTGTTGTTTGGGAAAGGTGTGAGTTTTGCTGGTGTAATGGCATTTATTTTTAGTGATTTGGTAGTGTTTCCAATCCTTCGCATCAATGCGAAATATTATGGTTGGAAAATGTCATTGTTTATTTTGTTTTTGTTGTTTACGGCATTAATAGGTACATCACTAATCTTACATTATTCATTTGATTTGTTGAGCATTTTGCCCGACCCATCACAAGTTAAAATTCAGGATAGTGAATACTTTAAAATAGATTACACCTTCTTTTTGAACATTGCATTTTTGGCAATTTCAGGATTTATGCTCTATCTGGGTTTTTTCAAACGGAAAGATGTAAAACATATGAAGGAAATGGCACCAAAAAGCCAGTTGCTTGAAAATATCTTGAAATATGCTGCTTTGGTATGCTACGTTTGGATTGCTGGTGGATTGATTGTGAAATTTTTTGTGAACTAA